A single genomic interval of Haloplasma contractile SSD-17B harbors:
- the mreB gene encoding rod shape-determining protein, protein MAGKGVKIGVDLGTVNTLVYINGQGVIYNEPSVIAFDRKTKKCIAVGKEAKDMVGKEHDHIDVIKPLEGGVISDLEATKAYLQYVFEKLEHINVKFKKSTLLICCPSEVTNIEKNAMGQLATQVGIRDVFIEEEIKAGAIGAGIDIFAPQGAMIIDIGGGTSDIGVLALGDLVVSESTRIAGNYLDNQITKYVKMKYNMAIGNKTAETIKIKLGTLKETLEEEKEYAFSGRNLKTGLPCKMTVKQSEIRDIFLRAFETITNTAKKVLQQSPPELAADIFNDGIIINGGGALIEGVQAYFENQLNLKIKIAENPLTAIVEGSKLLLKNRGNYLVKPADV, encoded by the coding sequence ATGGCAGGGAAAGGTGTAAAAATCGGTGTCGATTTAGGAACAGTTAATACGTTAGTTTATATCAATGGACAAGGTGTAATTTATAATGAGCCGTCTGTAATTGCCTTTGATAGAAAAACAAAAAAATGTATTGCTGTTGGTAAAGAGGCAAAAGACATGGTCGGTAAAGAACATGATCATATCGATGTTATTAAGCCACTAGAAGGAGGAGTAATCTCAGATCTAGAGGCAACAAAAGCATATTTACAATATGTGTTTGAAAAATTAGAACATATTAATGTAAAGTTTAAAAAATCAACGTTATTAATATGTTGTCCATCAGAGGTAACAAATATTGAGAAAAACGCAATGGGACAGTTAGCTACCCAAGTAGGGATCAGAGATGTATTCATCGAAGAAGAAATCAAAGCAGGTGCTATAGGAGCAGGTATTGATATCTTTGCTCCACAAGGTGCAATGATTATTGATATCGGTGGTGGAACATCTGATATAGGTGTTTTAGCCTTAGGAGATCTTGTTGTTTCAGAGTCTACTCGTATTGCCGGAAATTATCTAGATAATCAAATTACTAAATATGTAAAAATGAAGTATAACATGGCAATTGGTAATAAGACTGCAGAAACGATTAAAATTAAACTAGGTACACTGAAAGAAACTTTAGAAGAAGAAAAAGAGTATGCATTCTCAGGTCGAAATTTAAAAACTGGATTACCATGTAAGATGACAGTTAAACAAAGCGAAATTCGCGACATCTTTCTTAGAGCGTTTGAAACAATCACTAATACTGCTAAGAAAGTATTACAACAATCTCCACCTGAATTAGCTGCTGATATCTTTAATGATGGAATCATCATTAATGGTGGTGGGGCACTTATTGAAGGGGTTCAAGCATATTTCGAAAATCAGCTTAATCTAAAAATAAAAATAGCTGAGAATCCATTAACTGCTATTGTTGAAGGATCAAAATTATTGCTAAAGAACCGTGGTAATTATCTAGTAAAACCTGCTGATGTATAA